A window of the Gorilla gorilla gorilla isolate KB3781 chromosome 8, NHGRI_mGorGor1-v2.1_pri, whole genome shotgun sequence genome harbors these coding sequences:
- the LOC101140424 gene encoding succinate dehydrogenase cytochrome b560 subunit, mitochondrial-like codes for MAALLLRHVGRHCLQAHFSPQLCIRNAVPLGNTAKQEMEQFWNKNTGLNRPVSPHVTIYSWSLPMAMAICHRDTGTALRADVGPRKRPEDSPAIPVWSGCPGSYCVVLCRAGSHMKNGGSQHHIPTHYYIHPSFCLSLLSPAWEKFSLFV; via the exons ATGGCTGCACTCTTGCTGAGACATGTTGGTCGACATTGCCTCCAAGCCCACTTTAGCCCTCAGCTCTGTATCAGAAATGCTGTTCCTTTGGGAAACACAGCCAAACAAGAGATGGAGCAGTTCTGGAATAAGAACACAGGTTTAAACCGTCCTGTATCTCCCCACGTCACTATCTACAGTTGGTCTCTTCCCATGGCGATGGCCATCTGCCACCGTGACACTGGTACTGCTTTGAGGGC TGATGTGGGACCTAGGAAAAGGCCTGAAGATTCCCCAGCTATACCAGTCTGGAGTGGCTGTCCTGGTTCTTACTGTGTTGTCCTCTGTAGGGCTGGCAGCCATATGAAGAATGGAGGTTCCCAGCATCATATTCCTACACATTATTACATTCACCCATCTTTCTGTTTGTCACTCTtatctccagcctgggaaaagtTCTCCTTATTTGTTTAG